CGAGAAGCTGCGCGCGGCCGGGGCCGATGCGTTCGGCGTGCCGCTCGACGTCACCGACGACGAAAGTGTCGCCGCCGCGGCCGAACTGATCGCCGGCCATGCCGGAGGGCTCGACGTCCTGGTCAACAATGCCGCGATCACCGGCGGCGTGCCACAGACACCGACCACGGTCGAGCCCGCGACCGTGCGAGCTGTCGTGGAAACCAACGTGATCGGCGTCATCCGGGTCACCAACGCGATGCTGCCGATGCTGCGCAACTCGGCATCACCGCGGATCGTCAACATGTCCAGCAGCGTCGGCTCGCTCGCCCTGCAAACCACCCCCGGCATCGACATGGGCCCGGTTCCCGCCGCCTACCTGGCCTCGAAGACCTTCCTCAACGCCCTCACCATCCAATACGTCAAGGAACTGAGCGGCACCAACATCCTGATCAACTCCGGCTGCCCCGGCTTCACCGCCACCGACCTCAACGGCTTCCAAGGCGTCCGCACACCACAACAGGGCGCGGCCATCGCGATTCACCTCGCAACCCTGCCCGACGACGGACCGACCGGCGGATTCTTCGACGACGCCGGAACGGTGCCCTGGTAATAGCCCCACCGGCACGAACCATTCCCGTTCTCGACGTCAGCCGCGCATCGCGCGCCACAGGAGAAGCAAGACCGCCGGCGTCGCTGGTGCCCGTCCGCGTCAACAACGTGCCGGCCTCATACAGCCAGTGATCCGACGCCCTCCAGATCGGCGTCGGCGAACCACGCAACGTCGGGGTTCTTGGGCCCTGATTGCGCGGGACCCGGTCCTGGCTGTCGACGAGGAGGACGCGGGCAGTGGGGCGCATGATCGGCTCAGGCACGAGCACGACCCTACGCCGGTAAGGCGCTTACCTGGCACGTAATTGGCACGCCTACCTCCACACCGGAAGACTCGTCTCATCAGCACCGCACACCTACCCGCACCACGACATTGGGAGCACTGAGATGTTCTTCGAGACGAGTGACGGCACCCGCCTGGCCTACGAGGACTACGGCCAGGGCCGGCCGATCGTGTTCGTGGCCAGCGCGATGCTCTGCGCCGA
This genomic interval from Nonomuraea helvata contains the following:
- a CDS encoding SDR family NAD(P)-dependent oxidoreductase gives rise to the protein MIDGMSERTIALVTGANKGIGYEIAAGLGALGWRIGVGARDQRRRDTAVEKLRAAGADAFGVPLDVTDDESVAAAAELIAGHAGGLDVLVNNAAITGGVPQTPTTVEPATVRAVVETNVIGVIRVTNAMLPMLRNSASPRIVNMSSSVGSLALQTTPGIDMGPVPAAYLASKTFLNALTIQYVKELSGTNILINSGCPGFTATDLNGFQGVRTPQQGAAIAIHLATLPDDGPTGGFFDDAGTVPW